One segment of Trichlorobacter ammonificans DNA contains the following:
- a CDS encoding M48 family metallopeptidase has product MNSAFGTIKYGREQVQFNVLYSARKTLGIEVYPDSSVVVKAPLGIDSSEVQRRVFRRVRWIVRQQRYFRQFDPRTPVRQFVGGETHLYLGRQFRLAISSGNQDSVKLTRGYFTVAVRGTVSSDKVKSLLDSWYAAKATAKFEEILTHRWPHFEKLGLSKPRMQTKYLKKRWGSLSRNGLLTLNTDLIRAPKECIDYVITHELCHLQYHDHSAEFYRLLEKVLPDWEKRKHKLELTLA; this is encoded by the coding sequence ACGGCAGGGAACAGGTACAATTCAATGTGCTCTACTCCGCCAGAAAAACCTTGGGAATTGAGGTTTATCCTGACAGCAGTGTTGTCGTTAAAGCACCGCTCGGGATCGATTCGTCAGAGGTGCAAAGAAGGGTCTTCAGGCGTGTCCGATGGATAGTAAGGCAGCAGCGCTATTTCCGTCAGTTTGACCCGAGAACACCAGTGCGGCAGTTTGTCGGGGGAGAAACCCACCTGTATCTGGGCAGGCAATTTCGGCTCGCAATCAGTTCAGGGAATCAGGATTCAGTAAAGTTGACCCGTGGTTACTTTACCGTCGCAGTCAGGGGCACTGTTTCTTCTGATAAAGTAAAAAGCCTGCTGGATAGTTGGTATGCCGCAAAGGCAACTGCAAAGTTTGAAGAAATTTTAACCCACCGCTGGCCACATTTTGAAAAGTTGGGATTGTCGAAACCGCGCATGCAGACCAAATACTTGAAGAAACGTTGGGGTAGCCTGTCACGAAACGGACTGTTAACACTCAATACGGATCTGATCCGCGCTCCAAAAGAGTGTATCGATTACGTCATCACCCATGAGCTTTGCCATCTGCAATACCACGACCACAGTGCTGAGTTTTATCGGCTTCTTGAAAAGGTACTGCCGGACTGGGAGAAGCGGAAACACAAACTGGAACTGACGCTGGCCTGA
- a CDS encoding bifunctional nitrogenase iron-molybdenum cofactor biosynthesis protein NifEN, whose protein sequence is MAKPDYYDTEDCATHEKGAPKFCKKSEPGEGTERSCAYDGARVVLMPVTDAIHLVHGPIACAGNSWDNRGARSSDSQLYRRGFTTEMLQNDVIFGGEKKLYRAILDLAARYPEAKGMFVYATCVTAMTGDDLEAVCSAAQKKIALPIVPVNTPGFIGDKNIGNRLAGEILFKQVIGTAEPPLLGEYPINLIGEYNIAGDLWGMQPLFDRLGIQILSCFSGDAKFEELRYAHRAKLNIIICSKSLTNLAKKMQKTYGMPYLEESFYGMTDTAKALRNIARELDDAVGGLEKRIMQDRVEQVLEEEESRCQELIAPCRARLEGKRAVLFTGGVKTWSMVNALRELGIEILAAGTQNSTLEDFYRMKALMHKDARIIEDTSTAGLLGVMKEKMPDLIVAGGKTKFLALKTKTPFLDINHGRSHPYAGYAGMVTFARQLDLTVNNPIWPLLNGPPPWEAESAALVAAARSHAADYLAEDLAASRVAVPTKAATVNPQKNSPALGATLAYLGIDQMLGLLHGAQGCSTFIRLQLSRHFKESIALNATAMSEDSAIFGGWENLKQGITRVIEKFHPALVGVMTSGLTETMGDDVRSAIHQFRAEHPEHDGVPVVWASTPDYCGSLQEGYAAAVEAILSSIPEAGETIPGQVNLLPGAQLTPADVEELKEIIESFGLSVLCIPDIANALDGHIDEEVSPLSTGGISVEKIRLAGRSSATLYAGDSLAKAAAGMEEQFGIPAYGFTSLSGMAETDRFMAVLAAISGRPIPEKHRRWRSRLADAMVDSHYQFGNRKVALALEADHLKGMTRFLAGMGCAIQAAVAATRTRGLDSLPCDNVFAGDLEDLETAGTGAELLVANSNGRQAAATLKIGAHLRTGLPVFDRLGAHQKLWVGYRGTMNLVFEVANLFQANANEAQKLAHN, encoded by the coding sequence ATGGCAAAACCTGATTATTACGATACCGAAGACTGCGCCACCCACGAAAAGGGAGCCCCCAAGTTTTGCAAGAAATCGGAGCCTGGCGAGGGGACCGAACGCTCCTGCGCCTACGATGGCGCCCGGGTGGTGCTGATGCCGGTGACCGATGCGATCCATCTGGTGCACGGCCCCATCGCCTGCGCCGGTAACTCCTGGGATAACCGGGGAGCGCGCTCGTCGGACTCGCAACTGTACCGCCGCGGTTTTACCACGGAAATGCTGCAGAACGATGTGATCTTCGGCGGCGAGAAAAAGCTGTACCGGGCGATTCTTGATCTGGCGGCGCGGTATCCGGAGGCAAAGGGGATGTTTGTCTACGCCACCTGTGTGACCGCCATGACCGGCGACGATCTGGAGGCGGTCTGCAGCGCAGCCCAGAAAAAAATTGCCCTCCCGATCGTGCCGGTCAACACCCCCGGTTTTATCGGCGACAAGAACATCGGCAACCGCCTGGCGGGCGAAATACTGTTCAAACAGGTGATCGGCACCGCGGAACCGCCGCTGCTGGGCGAGTATCCGATCAACCTGATCGGCGAGTACAACATCGCCGGCGATCTCTGGGGGATGCAGCCGCTGTTTGACCGGCTGGGCATCCAGATCCTTTCCTGCTTCAGCGGTGACGCGAAATTCGAGGAGCTGCGCTACGCCCACCGGGCCAAGCTGAATATCATCATCTGCTCCAAAAGCCTGACCAACCTGGCCAAGAAGATGCAGAAGACCTACGGCATGCCCTATCTGGAAGAATCATTCTACGGCATGACCGACACGGCCAAGGCGTTGCGCAACATCGCCCGAGAACTGGACGATGCCGTGGGGGGCCTGGAAAAGCGGATCATGCAGGACCGGGTGGAACAGGTGCTGGAAGAGGAAGAGAGCAGGTGCCAAGAGCTGATCGCCCCCTGCCGTGCCCGTCTGGAAGGCAAACGGGCCGTGCTGTTCACCGGCGGGGTCAAGACCTGGTCCATGGTCAACGCCCTGCGGGAACTGGGGATCGAGATCCTGGCCGCAGGCACCCAGAACTCGACCCTGGAAGACTTCTACCGGATGAAGGCGTTGATGCACAAGGATGCCCGGATCATCGAAGACACCTCAACCGCCGGACTGCTGGGGGTGATGAAGGAGAAGATGCCGGACCTGATCGTTGCCGGCGGCAAAACCAAGTTTCTGGCGCTGAAGACCAAGACCCCGTTTCTGGATATCAATCACGGCAGGTCCCACCCCTATGCCGGGTATGCGGGGATGGTCACCTTTGCCCGGCAGCTCGACCTGACGGTCAACAACCCGATCTGGCCGCTCTTGAACGGCCCGCCCCCCTGGGAGGCGGAGAGCGCAGCACTGGTAGCGGCGGCCCGCAGCCATGCCGCAGACTATCTGGCGGAAGACCTGGCCGCTTCACGGGTTGCCGTGCCCACCAAGGCAGCCACGGTCAATCCGCAGAAGAACTCCCCGGCACTGGGGGCGACCCTGGCCTATCTGGGCATCGACCAGATGCTGGGCCTGCTGCATGGCGCCCAGGGCTGCTCCACCTTCATCCGCTTGCAACTGTCGCGGCACTTCAAGGAATCCATTGCCCTGAACGCCACGGCCATGAGCGAGGACAGCGCCATCTTCGGCGGCTGGGAAAACCTGAAGCAGGGCATCACCAGGGTGATCGAGAAGTTTCATCCTGCGCTGGTGGGAGTGATGACCTCCGGCCTGACCGAGACCATGGGGGACGATGTCCGCTCCGCCATCCACCAGTTCCGCGCGGAACATCCGGAGCATGACGGCGTGCCGGTGGTCTGGGCCTCCACCCCGGACTACTGCGGCTCGTTGCAGGAGGGGTATGCAGCGGCGGTTGAGGCGATCCTGAGCAGTATCCCCGAAGCCGGTGAGACGATCCCCGGCCAGGTAAACTTGTTGCCGGGAGCGCAGTTGACCCCGGCCGATGTCGAGGAGTTGAAGGAGATCATCGAATCCTTCGGCCTCTCCGTGCTCTGCATCCCCGACATCGCCAACGCCCTGGACGGCCATATCGATGAAGAGGTCTCACCCCTGTCAACCGGTGGCATCAGTGTCGAAAAGATCAGGCTGGCCGGCCGCAGCAGCGCCACCCTCTATGCGGGGGATTCGCTGGCCAAAGCCGCTGCCGGCATGGAAGAGCAGTTCGGCATCCCGGCCTACGGTTTTACCTCGCTTTCCGGCATGGCGGAAACCGACCGGTTCATGGCAGTGCTGGCTGCCATAAGCGGCAGGCCGATACCGGAGAAACACCGCCGCTGGCGTTCCCGTCTGGCCGATGCCATGGTGGATTCCCACTATCAGTTCGGCAACCGAAAGGTGGCCCTGGCACTGGAGGCTGACCACCTGAAGGGGATGACCCGCTTCCTGGCCGGCATGGGCTGTGCCATACAGGCTGCCGTGGCTGCCACCCGCACCAGGGGGCTGGACAGCCTGCCCTGCGACAACGTCTTTGCGGGGGATCTGGAAGATCTGGAAACCGCCGGCACCGGGGCGGAGCTGCTGGTGGCCAACTCAAACGGCAGGCAGGCAGCGGCAACCTTGAAGATCGGCGCCCATCTGCGCACCGGCCTGCCGGTGTTTGACCGGCTGGGGGCGCACCAGAAGCTGTGGGTGGGGTATCGCGGCACCATGAACCTGGTCTTTGAGGTGGCCAACCTGTTCCAGGCCAATGCCAATGAGGCCCAGAAGCTGGCACACAACTGA
- the nifX gene encoding nitrogen fixation protein NifX: protein MKIAFTTTDGTMIDQHFGQCERFQIWEIGPHEAAFVEAVAVTAHGGDEEDRIAARAALLADCAIVYTMQIGGPAAAKLIARKIHPMKTTVEAGLKETIEKLQDVLQGNPPPWLRKAMNKGQDSASFEED from the coding sequence ATGAAGATCGCATTCACCACCACCGATGGCACGATGATTGACCAGCACTTCGGCCAGTGCGAGCGATTCCAGATCTGGGAGATCGGGCCCCATGAGGCTGCTTTTGTGGAAGCAGTGGCGGTCACCGCCCACGGTGGTGATGAAGAAGACCGGATTGCCGCCCGCGCCGCCCTGCTGGCCGACTGCGCCATCGTCTACACCATGCAGATCGGCGGCCCTGCCGCTGCCAAGCTGATCGCTCGGAAGATCCATCCCATGAAGACCACGGTGGAAGCGGGTCTCAAGGAGACCATCGAGAAGCTTCAGGACGTACTGCAGGGCAACCCGCCCCCCTGGCTGCGCAAGGCGATGAACAAAGGACAGGATTCGGCATCCTTTGAGGAAGACTGA
- the fdxB gene encoding ferredoxin III, nif-specific has protein sequence MAYITGLTKNKQEWTPQFIVSIDEEACIGCGRCFKVCSHDVLAFEELDEDDSAKMFMKVENAGNCIGCEACGKTCSKKCFTFAPLAA, from the coding sequence ATGGCGTACATCACCGGCTTAACCAAAAACAAGCAGGAGTGGACCCCGCAGTTCATCGTATCCATCGACGAAGAGGCCTGTATCGGCTGCGGCCGCTGTTTCAAGGTCTGTTCACACGACGTGCTGGCCTTTGAGGAGCTGGACGAGGATGATTCGGCCAAGATGTTCATGAAGGTGGAAAACGCCGGCAACTGTATCGGCTGTGAGGCCTGCGGCAAGACCTGTTCCAAGAAGTGTTTCACCTTTGCCCCGCTTGCGGCATAG
- a CDS encoding NifB/NifX family molybdenum-iron cluster-binding protein, whose product MLIAVTSTDGVTVNQHFGHAGRLLIFEVADGRVELLRECAVTPYCTWSQTVRDLPADQFAATVQQMRECVDRQPGHGMRPAQLAAFAEALGDCRVVVTAMIGEAPQEELARIGIAVHAVTGPIAQVLPEIVKLY is encoded by the coding sequence ATGCTGATTGCCGTAACCTCGACAGACGGCGTGACCGTCAATCAGCACTTCGGCCATGCCGGCCGTCTCCTCATCTTTGAAGTAGCGGACGGCAGGGTTGAGCTGCTGCGGGAGTGTGCCGTTACCCCCTACTGCACCTGGTCGCAGACCGTGCGTGATCTGCCGGCGGACCAGTTCGCCGCAACGGTGCAGCAGATGCGGGAATGCGTTGACCGCCAGCCGGGACACGGTATGCGCCCGGCACAGCTGGCCGCCTTTGCCGAGGCCCTGGGCGACTGCCGGGTGGTGGTAACCGCCATGATCGGTGAGGCACCGCAGGAAGAGCTGGCTCGCATCGGCATCGCGGTGCATGCCGTTACCGGGCCGATTGCGCAGGTGTTGCCCGAAATAGTCAAGTTGTACTAA
- a CDS encoding NAD(+)--dinitrogen-reductase ADP-D-ribosyltransferase encodes MSSTAFNHCNLPPWVIASRHYNDHPQPLEVQGVRGANRFLFNRLETIADRDERGQVFSDYLSVKFALHHEQGQTDTARKSLRNSYLRFLKGWMMDSNSVEGAVLKGWVESRMGIAPAFHNGRISGSDSEAHYRYVMDRTRGSKRTNAINAQLDLLYEYCQYELHREHGAKPWLDLYRGTHDASEHDLVEQIGKREQIVRLNNLVSFTDQEERAWEFGSTVWATRVPLTKIFFFDQLLPTSLLKGEGEYLVIGGEYLVRRIMCTF; translated from the coding sequence ATGTCGAGCACCGCCTTCAACCACTGCAATCTGCCCCCCTGGGTCATTGCCTCGCGGCACTACAATGACCATCCCCAGCCGTTGGAGGTGCAGGGGGTGCGGGGGGCCAACCGCTTTCTGTTCAACCGTCTGGAGACCATCGCCGACCGTGATGAGCGGGGGCAGGTGTTCAGCGACTACCTGTCGGTGAAGTTCGCCCTGCACCATGAGCAGGGACAGACCGACACCGCCCGCAAGAGTCTGCGCAACAGCTACCTGCGCTTTCTCAAGGGGTGGATGATGGACAGCAATTCCGTGGAAGGGGCGGTGCTGAAGGGGTGGGTGGAAAGCCGCATGGGCATTGCGCCGGCCTTTCACAACGGCCGGATCAGCGGCAGCGACTCGGAAGCCCATTACCGCTACGTCATGGACCGTACCCGCGGCAGCAAGCGGACCAACGCCATCAACGCCCAGCTCGACCTGCTCTACGAGTACTGTCAGTATGAACTGCACCGGGAGCATGGCGCGAAACCATGGCTTGACCTGTACCGGGGCACCCACGATGCCTCCGAGCACGATCTGGTGGAGCAGATCGGCAAGCGGGAACAGATCGTGCGGCTGAACAATCTGGTCTCCTTCACCGACCAGGAGGAGCGAGCCTGGGAGTTCGGTTCCACGGTCTGGGCCACCCGGGTGCCGCTGACCAAAATCTTCTTTTTCGACCAACTGCTCCCCACCAGCCTCCTGAAGGGGGAGGGGGAGTATCTGGTAATCGGTGGTGAGTACCTGGTGCGCCGGATCATGTGCACTTTTTGA
- a CDS encoding TOBE domain-containing protein: protein MARTKQQVSLDASLWLNRADSRFLGADRIALLEKIDELGSITKAAQAVGISYKTAWDQVNTINNLADKPLVERLTGGKGGGGTSLTTAGKKVVEQFRTIQEEHGTFLRNLEQRLGDSGSLYQFLRRISMKVSARNTFAGKISSITTGGVNAEVTLTLKGAIPLVATVTNGAVDNLGLRVGMDAYAIIKASSIIIGTDLHDANVSARNIFHGTITKVVEGPVNTEVDLEIGNENTVAAVITHDSAARLGLKVGGKACAMFKASSVIIGVN from the coding sequence ATGGCACGAACGAAACAACAGGTCTCCCTTGACGCCAGCCTTTGGCTGAATCGGGCCGACAGCAGGTTCCTCGGCGCAGACCGTATTGCGCTGCTGGAAAAGATCGACGAGCTGGGCTCCATCACCAAGGCGGCACAGGCGGTGGGGATCAGCTACAAAACCGCCTGGGACCAGGTCAACACCATCAACAACCTGGCGGACAAGCCGTTGGTGGAACGGCTGACCGGCGGCAAGGGGGGGGGCGGCACCAGCTTGACCACTGCGGGCAAGAAGGTGGTTGAGCAGTTCAGAACCATCCAGGAAGAGCACGGTACGTTTCTGCGCAACCTGGAACAGAGGCTGGGAGACAGCGGCAGCCTGTACCAATTCCTGCGGAGGATCAGCATGAAAGTCAGCGCACGCAACACCTTTGCCGGCAAGATCAGCAGCATCACCACAGGAGGGGTTAATGCCGAAGTGACTCTTACCCTGAAAGGCGCTATCCCGCTGGTGGCCACCGTCACCAACGGCGCCGTGGACAATCTGGGGCTGCGTGTCGGCATGGATGCCTACGCCATCATCAAGGCCAGCTCCATCATCATCGGCACCGACCTGCATGACGCGAACGTCAGCGCCCGCAACATCTTCCACGGCACCATCACCAAGGTGGTCGAAGGGCCGGTCAACACCGAGGTTGATCTGGAGATCGGCAATGAGAACACCGTAGCCGCCGTGATTACCCATGACAGCGCCGCCCGGCTCGGTCTGAAGGTGGGCGGCAAGGCCTGTGCAATGTTCAAGGCCTCCAGCGTGATCATCGGGGTGAACTGA
- the modA gene encoding molybdate ABC transporter substrate-binding protein — protein MKLFRRLLVACFLVGVPGAALAEEVTVAVAANFTAPMKQIAADFEKATGHKVMLSFGASGKFYAQIKNGAPFQVFLSADDEKPRQLEKDGLTVPGSRFTYAIGTLVLWSPRPGFVDPKGEVLRTGTYNKLAIANPRLAPYGTAAIEVLTKRGLMAAVQPKIVQGENIAQTFQFVSSGNADLGFVALSQVMQGGTITSGSAWIVPGALHQPIRQDAVLLQKGRGNRAAEGLADYLKTDRVKALIRSYGYEI, from the coding sequence ATGAAGCTGTTCAGACGGTTGCTGGTAGCATGTTTCCTGGTGGGCGTACCTGGTGCCGCCCTGGCCGAGGAGGTGACGGTTGCCGTTGCCGCCAATTTCACGGCGCCGATGAAGCAGATCGCCGCTGATTTCGAGAAGGCCACCGGCCACAAGGTCATGCTCTCCTTCGGCGCTTCGGGCAAGTTCTACGCCCAGATCAAAAACGGCGCGCCGTTCCAGGTCTTCCTGTCCGCCGACGATGAGAAGCCGCGCCAGTTGGAGAAAGACGGCCTGACCGTTCCGGGGAGCCGCTTCACCTACGCCATCGGCACCCTGGTGCTCTGGTCCCCCAGGCCGGGCTTCGTGGACCCGAAGGGGGAGGTGCTGCGTACGGGGACGTACAACAAGCTTGCCATCGCCAACCCCAGGCTGGCACCCTACGGTACCGCCGCCATCGAGGTGCTGACCAAACGGGGGCTTATGGCAGCGGTGCAGCCAAAAATCGTGCAGGGCGAGAATATCGCCCAGACCTTCCAGTTCGTCTCCAGCGGCAACGCCGACCTGGGCTTTGTGGCCTTGTCCCAGGTGATGCAGGGCGGCACCATCACCAGCGGTTCCGCCTGGATCGTGCCGGGGGCCCTGCACCAGCCGATCCGCCAGGATGCGGTGCTGTTGCAGAAGGGAAGGGGCAACAGGGCTGCCGAGGGGTTGGCAGACTATCTGAAAACCGATAGGGTGAAGGCGCTGATCCGTAGCTATGGCTATGAAATCTGA
- the modB gene encoding molybdate ABC transporter permease subunit, with translation MFLDPADIQSLWLTVRLAAVVTALLLLLGTPVAWWLARTRSRWKGPVGAVVALPLVLPPSVLGFYLLLAMGPSGPVGWLTRAVGGEPLPFTFGGLVVASVFYSLPFMVQPLQNAFEAIGDRPLEVAATLRASKLDTFFSVVLPLSLPGYLTASILTFAHTVGEFGVVLMIGGNIPGVTRVASVQIYDHVEALAYGQAHRLAAVLLAFSFLVLLALYAWRPGRKKG, from the coding sequence ATGTTTCTTGATCCCGCCGACATCCAGTCGCTCTGGCTGACCGTGCGGCTGGCTGCCGTGGTCACTGCTCTCCTGCTGCTGCTGGGGACACCGGTGGCCTGGTGGCTGGCCCGTACCCGCTCCCGCTGGAAAGGACCCGTCGGCGCGGTGGTGGCGCTGCCGCTGGTGCTGCCGCCGTCGGTGCTGGGGTTCTACCTGCTGCTGGCCATGGGGCCCAGCGGCCCGGTGGGGTGGCTGACCCGCGCCGTGGGGGGGGAGCCGCTGCCGTTCACCTTTGGCGGCCTGGTGGTGGCCTCGGTCTTCTACTCGCTGCCGTTCATGGTGCAGCCGCTGCAGAACGCCTTTGAAGCCATCGGTGACCGTCCGCTGGAAGTTGCCGCCACCCTGCGGGCATCAAAGCTGGACACCTTTTTCAGCGTGGTGCTGCCGCTCTCCCTGCCCGGCTACCTCACCGCCTCCATCCTCACCTTTGCCCATACCGTGGGGGAGTTCGGGGTGGTGCTGATGATCGGCGGCAATATTCCCGGCGTCACCCGGGTGGCCTCGGTGCAGATCTACGACCATGTGGAGGCCCTGGCCTACGGGCAGGCCCACCGCCTGGCGGCGGTGCTGCTGGCCTTCTCCTTCCTGGTGCTGCTGGCGCTCTACGCCTGGCGGCCCGGCCGGAAGAAGGGGTAA
- the modC gene encoding molybdenum ABC transporter ATP-binding protein, producing METITARFRVDWPGFSLDLDLELPGRGVTAIFGHSGSGKTTLLRCIAGLERATTGCLSFKGDIWQDERTFLPVHQRPLGYVFQEASLFPHLTVLGNLRYGQKRIPAAERRVSLEQAIELLGIGHLLERKPDRLSGGERQRVGIARALAVSPRILLMDEPLAALDLARKQEILPYLERLHDELEIPVLYVTHSPDEVARLADHLVALEAGRVTARGPLAETLARLDLPVRLGEERAVVLEGTVAERDEQWSLVKVSFDGGSLWTRDRGIAVGRQVRLRVPSSGVSLCRVPQQETSILNTLAGRVEGIGPDDHPAHALVRVAIGHSVLLARITRRSVAALALEPGQEIWAQVKSVAVLE from the coding sequence ATGGAAACGATAACCGCGCGTTTTCGGGTTGACTGGCCCGGTTTCAGCCTGGACCTCGATCTGGAGCTGCCGGGCCGCGGCGTCACCGCCATCTTCGGCCATTCCGGCTCCGGCAAGACCACGCTGCTGCGCTGCATCGCCGGGCTTGAGCGGGCAACGACCGGTTGTTTGAGCTTCAAGGGGGATATCTGGCAGGATGAACGCACGTTTCTGCCGGTACACCAACGGCCGCTGGGCTATGTCTTTCAGGAGGCCAGCCTTTTTCCCCATCTTACCGTGCTGGGGAACCTGCGCTACGGCCAGAAGCGGATTCCTGCCGCAGAACGCAGGGTCAGCCTGGAGCAGGCCATTGAACTGCTGGGAATCGGCCATCTGCTGGAACGCAAGCCGGATCGTCTTTCCGGCGGCGAGCGGCAGCGGGTGGGTATTGCCCGGGCCCTGGCGGTCAGCCCCCGCATCCTGCTGATGGATGAACCGCTGGCAGCCCTGGATCTGGCCCGCAAGCAGGAGATCCTCCCCTACCTGGAACGGCTGCACGACGAGCTGGAGATTCCGGTGCTGTACGTCACCCACTCACCGGACGAGGTGGCCCGGCTGGCCGATCATCTGGTGGCGCTGGAGGCTGGCCGGGTCACGGCCCGGGGGCCGCTGGCCGAAACCCTGGCCCGGCTTGACCTGCCGGTCAGGCTGGGGGAAGAGCGGGCCGTGGTGCTGGAAGGGACGGTTGCCGAGCGGGATGAGCAATGGAGCCTGGTGAAGGTCTCCTTCGACGGCGGCAGTCTCTGGACCCGCGACCGCGGTATTGCCGTGGGCAGGCAGGTGCGGCTGCGGGTGCCGTCCAGCGGGGTCAGCCTCTGCCGGGTGCCGCAGCAGGAGACCAGCATTCTGAATACCCTGGCCGGCCGGGTAGAGGGGATTGGCCCCGATGATCACCCGGCCCATGCCTTGGTGCGGGTGGCCATCGGCCACTCGGTGCTGCTGGCTCGGATCACCCGGCGTTCGGTGGCGGCGCTGGCCCTGGAGCCGGGGCAGGAAATCTGGGCCCAGGTGAAGTCGGTGGCGGTGCTGGAGTAG
- a CDS encoding class I SAM-dependent methyltransferase codes for MTPASRGFTDHFAQVADHYAAHRPTYPPALFDWLSGQVPVRDLAWDCATGTGQAAGELARRFNRVVATDASSGQIAAATPCAGVEYRAAPAEQSGLEAGSVDLITVAQALHWFDLDRFYAEVRRVLKPGGLLAVWTYGVFGTEGGEDTAAVQQMLHTFYYETVGPYWPPQRRHVENGYADLAFPFAPVTVPAFSMAVAWRLADLAGYLRSWSATARYRELHGSDPVEALERELRPLWGAGRRQVVWPLAIRAGRLS; via the coding sequence ATGACACCAGCATCCCGTGGCTTTACCGATCATTTCGCGCAGGTGGCCGATCACTACGCCGCCCACCGCCCCACCTATCCGCCGGCCCTGTTCGACTGGCTGTCCGGTCAGGTACCGGTACGCGACCTGGCCTGGGACTGCGCCACCGGCACCGGCCAGGCCGCCGGTGAACTGGCGCGGCGCTTCAACCGGGTGGTGGCCACCGACGCCAGCTCCGGCCAGATTGCCGCCGCCACCCCCTGCGCCGGCGTGGAGTACCGCGCCGCGCCGGCGGAGCAATCGGGGCTGGAAGCCGGTTCGGTGGATCTGATCACCGTGGCCCAGGCCCTGCACTGGTTCGACCTGGACCGGTTCTATGCCGAGGTACGGCGGGTGCTGAAGCCGGGGGGACTGCTGGCGGTCTGGACCTACGGGGTGTTCGGTACCGAGGGGGGAGAGGATACGGCAGCGGTGCAGCAGATGCTGCACACGTTCTATTACGAGACCGTGGGGCCGTATTGGCCGCCGCAGCGGCGGCATGTGGAAAACGGCTACGCCGATCTGGCCTTTCCCTTTGCGCCGGTGACAGTGCCTGCCTTCAGCATGGCCGTGGCGTGGCGTTTGGCCGACCTGGCCGGGTATCTGCGCAGCTGGTCCGCCACGGCCCGCTACCGGGAGCTGCACGGCAGTGACCCGGTGGAGGCGCTTGAACGGGAATTGCGTCCCCTTTGGGGAGCGGGACGGCGACAGGTCGTCTGGCCCCTTGCCATCAGGGCGGGACGGCTTTCCTGA